The DNA sequence CTCTTGGGAGGAATGCCGTAGACGAAGCGTCCGTAGGGGTCGTGGGCCGCTTCCTCCCGTCCCCAGTTCTTGAGGGAAAAGGGCGGATTGGCCAGCACCTTGTCGAAGGTCATGATCGTGCCGCCTTCGATGTGGCGTGGGTCGCGGATCGTGTCACCCTTGCGGATGTCGGCACCCAGGGCGTTGTGGAAGATCATGTTCATCTTGCAGATGGCCCAGGTGGAGAGGTTGATCTCCTGCCCGAAGAGGGAGACGTTCTTCTCGTTGCCGTGCTCTTCGCGGATGTACTCGATGCTCTGGATCAGCATACCGCCGGAGCCGCAGGTGGGGTCGTAGATGCGGTCGCCCTCCTGAGGCTTGAGGATGCGGACCATGGTCTTGACCACTTCGGTGGGGGTGTAGAACTCTCCGCCCTTGGAGCCTCCCTGGTCGGCGAACTCCTTGATCAGGTACTGGTAGGCGTCGCCGAGCATGTCCTTGCTCTCCAGGTGGGCCCGGTCCAGGCTCAGTCCGTCGAATAGGACCAGGAGCTGAGAGAGCTTTCTGTCCGAGACGCGTTCCTTGTCGTTGTAGTTGGCCGTGGTCAGCACGCCCGAAAGCTCGCTGTTCCTGGGCGTGTCCTCGATGGCGCGGAAGGCCTTGTCCAGCGCCGGGCCGATGTCCAGAGTCAGGCCCCGGAGCGATTCCCAGCGCGCCCGCCCGGGCACGAAGAAAGAGCGGTACGTGTCGGGGTCCTCCAGAAGCTCTCCTATCTCTTCCTTGGGAAGCCCCTGGTCGCGGTACTCCTGCGCGAGGGCCGCCCGCTCCACGGAGAACTCGTCGTTCATCCGCTTCAAAAAGAGCAGACCGAAGATGTAGTCCTTGTACTCGGCGGCGTTGAGTTCGCCGCGCAGTATGTCCGCCGCATCCCAGAGCTTCGATTCCAGTTCGTTCAATGTCAGTTTAGCCAAGACGCACCTCGCAGAAAGGGGACTATGCCCCGTGTGGTTTGGAATTTCAATTCTCCGTGCTCATTATACGAGGAATTCACTTTGAGGGTACCTTATGTCATGTGTCGTTTTGTAACACATCTTCAATGGGTGTATTTTAACACTAGGAGTAATTTGGGTGTGCGGTATATTGCGGCTTGACTTTTCTATCACTGAGGCAAGAAGGGGGATTTGGGATGGAGGAAGAATCCGCGGTCATGACCTTGGAAGAGAGGATCAAGGACGCCCCGAGACATCGGGCGCTGATGAACAAGTACAGGAACCACATGATCGGGAATTTCCAACAGAGCCCGCAGGGTGTCCGGTTCGATCCTGACAACCCGGCTCTGATACCTTTTCTTCGTGAGCCCCTTCAGCGGGTGGCCTCATGGGTCAATATTGAATCGGATAAGTCCTTGTGTTACCATTAGACGTCTCTCTTTGAAGAGGCATATCTCTGGATAGAAGGAAGTGTCTGTTTGTTCAATCCCTTGGGGGACCTGAGGACTGTGTCGCGGTCGCGATCGAAGCGGCCTCCGATCAGTCTGTTCTAAGTTTTTTCTGTGTAGCCGTTTCGATCGCCGGAGGCAAAGTGTTTTCTCTGGAACATCCTCTTTGTCGGGGATGAGCGATCGAAAAAGGAGTACGTCAAATTGGACCGATATTTTGTAAGAAGAGCCGATTTTAGTAAAGATATCGACGATCTTCGTGTTTTTTTCAACCGTGTTTTCGAGCCCGAAAAAGTCGGCGAGTTTGCGTCAAATCTCATGCGCCATTTTCCCGGAATGAACGGCGACCTGTGGTTCGTGGCGGAGGAACGGGATAGTGGCGATATAGCCGCGGCCTGTGCTCTGTTGCCATGGCGATGGCGTATGGGGAAGATCCGGCTCAAGGTAGCCGAGATGGGTATCGTCGGCACCGGCGAGGCGCATCGACATAGGGGATTGATGCGTCGTCTTCACTCCGAGCTGATGGATACGGTACGGAGAGAGTCCTACCATCTGGTGGTGATCCAGGGTATCCCAGGATTTTACGACCGTCTGGGGTTCCGGTTCGCCCTGCCTCTGTGTTCTCACATCGATCTGCCGTTACACGGGATTCCAGGGGAACCCCCTTTGGGAGTATCCGTGCGTTCCGCTACGGTGGACGATATTCCCTTTCTGATGGAGGAGGACGAGCTCTTCGGATCCTCTAATTTTGTATCCGCCCTCAGAGGGCCCGAGGTATGGCGGTATCTCTTGAACGAAGGGCAGTCGACCGAGTACGGTTCGGATTTTCTCGTAATAGAGGCTCCGACCGGAAGGCGATCCTATGCCAGAATCTCCAGACAGGGGTTCGGCGAGGGGCTCATCGTTAGCGAGGTGGGAGAACGTATGTCCCACCAAATGGCGGTAGGTTTTATGAACTACTGTCTTCGATTGGCCGGAAAAAGAGAAAAACCCTACGTTCGTCTGGACCTCCATCCGGAAGCTCCCATATCTAGGCTGGCGATCGCTTCCGGTGCCTCCTCGGAGGATACCTATGCCTGGCAGGTTTCCATTCCCGACGTAAAGAGGCTGTTGACCGCTATGGTGCCAATCCTTGAAGACAGGATTTCCTGCGGGGTTTTCGAGGGCTATACCGGAAGGGTCCGTCTCGATTTTTTCGATGACAGTTTGGATCTGGTCTGGATCAACGGTAAGCTGGAGGATATTCGCGCCGGAGGTGACGGAGAATGCGACGCCCATTTTTTCATCCATAAAGAGCTGTTCCCGGCCCTCTGTCTGGGGCATCGGACCTGGCGGGAGCTTCGAGCCAACAGACCCGACGTCTTTCCATCTCTGTCCAACGTCGGTCCAAGGACGGGCCGTTTAGGAGATTTTACCGGAACGTTTATAGACGAGCTTTTCCCCAGGAGGCGTTCTTGGGTATACGAGCAGTATTGACGTAAAATCAGGGCCCCGAGATCTCCTCGGGGCCCTGATTTTATGCGTCTGTGCCTTTTATCTTACTTTCCTAGAGTCTCTATCAGATGGCGTAAAAGCTTCGGGTAGGAATCCAGGTAGAAAGGCAGATGAAGCCTCTCTGTCTCCTTGTGTGCGTCCTTGCCTACCGGTCCGAAATTTAGTACCGGTATGGATAGCTTCAGCAGCTCCTCCGTGGGGAAGTCGTAAAGAGTCTTCCCTCCCGGCATATTTTCATCGAAGGCTATGGCGTCGGAACGGTCTCCTGTGAAGCCGCAGTAGCTCAGGTCCGAGACCCCCTCGAACATCGTACGGACCTCCAGTTTAACGCCCTGTCGAAGGCTTTCCAGTACCAGTTCCTTAGCCGCTTTTCTCGGAAGTTCGTCCTGTGGCAGCCTTTCCTCGTTCACCCTGTGAGGATACCAGGGAGGAAGAAATCCCACTACCGCCAGAGGGCCTCTGAGTCCCAGATCGTCCACCACTTGGGATATTACCTTCAGCCCTTTAGCTCTCTCGTCGTCTTTCTTCGGACAGCCGGCAATTATATCAGAGACTATGTCCTCTCCCGATCGTCCGGTTTCCTTTTCCGCCAAGCTCATTATCTCTCCAACCGTGTATACCCGAGCCTTCAGCCTTTCCTGAGGGGCCGCCATGCCGTTTTCTCTGCGGTACGTGGCTTTTCTCTCTTCGTGTTCCGTTATCGAGTCGTTCAGGGCCTTGAGGGCCGTGTCTTTCAGCAGCTCGATTATCTCTCCCGGCATCTTAGTGGAGGTGAGGTAGCTGAAGGCCATCGCGGATCTGGACAGAATGGTGGCGGAGTACTCGTCCCTCATGTCCTCTATCTTCAGAGCGGCGAAGGGAGGATAGACGTTGCTGCCCAATCGATCGGACAGGGCGATATTGCCGTCCAGATTCAGCCCTATTCGGGAGACGGTGGGGCCTACGCTGAAACCGTCGTAGTACTCTCCGGCATGAGCTTCCTTGCCCAGGCAGTAGATGAAGGGGTTGATCTTTCCCAGGCTTCCCAGGTATATGGTCGGTTGGGCGTCCTCTCCGGTGGCGAAGGTCGGTTCCAGGTCGACGCAGCATAGAAAACTCAGGCCCTCCTCCTGGAACTTGGCAAGCCACTTCGCCGCTCCTAACATTCCGGCCGAGTTGTTCTCTTCGTCGGGAACGAACAGCACCGCCACGTTGGATTTCAGATCCTCCGTTTTTTTCGACAGCTCCACAAGAAGCTCCGTCCCGGCGCAGACTCCCGACTTCATATCCGCTACGCCTCTTCCGAAGAGCCATTCACCGGAGCGGAGGTCTTTGGCTGCATCTTCTCCAAGATCTTTCGGGTCGAGTTTCTCCGTGTAGCTCTCGGGATCGAAGGCCAGATCTTTCAACGGACCGAAGACATCTACCGCCACGACGTCCATGTGCCCCATCATGAGTACCGTTTTATCCGTCTTTTCCGAAGCTCGGACCATGGCGAACACTATGTGTCTGTTAAGGCTGTCTCCTTCGACGGGTAGGAGCCTGAGATCCTCCGGGTGGGCTTTGAAGTACTTCTCTTGGGATATCTCGTCGTACAGTTCCTGGGCTACCCGATTTTCCTCCTCGGAGGAGGGGGACATACTAGGTATCCCAACGATTTTTATCAATCTTTTGTAGGTGCTGGAGTTATCTTTTTTCACCATGTTTTATCCTCCTAGAAGCGTCCTCCCAGTACCAGCCTGGGCAGCCAAAGCGATAGTTCGGGAATGTAGGTCACCGCCACCAGGGTTGGAAGCCATGCGAACAAGATAAATATCATCGCTGGCCGGAGCATCTGAGATACCGGGGTGTTGGCTATTCTTCCTCCGAAATAAAGGGTGGGAGCGGTGGGAGGGGTTACATTCCCGAGTCCAAGGTTGACCCCTATTATTGCGGCGAAATGGATGGGGCTTA is a window from the Dethiosulfovibrio russensis genome containing:
- a CDS encoding M20/M25/M40 family metallo-hydrolase, which encodes MVKKDNSSTYKRLIKIVGIPSMSPSSEEENRVAQELYDEISQEKYFKAHPEDLRLLPVEGDSLNRHIVFAMVRASEKTDKTVLMMGHMDVVAVDVFGPLKDLAFDPESYTEKLDPKDLGEDAAKDLRSGEWLFGRGVADMKSGVCAGTELLVELSKKTEDLKSNVAVLFVPDEENNSAGMLGAAKWLAKFQEEGLSFLCCVDLEPTFATGEDAQPTIYLGSLGKINPFIYCLGKEAHAGEYYDGFSVGPTVSRIGLNLDGNIALSDRLGSNVYPPFAALKIEDMRDEYSATILSRSAMAFSYLTSTKMPGEIIELLKDTALKALNDSITEHEERKATYRRENGMAAPQERLKARVYTVGEIMSLAEKETGRSGEDIVSDIIAGCPKKDDERAKGLKVISQVVDDLGLRGPLAVVGFLPPWYPHRVNEERLPQDELPRKAAKELVLESLRQGVKLEVRTMFEGVSDLSYCGFTGDRSDAIAFDENMPGGKTLYDFPTEELLKLSIPVLNFGPVGKDAHKETERLHLPFYLDSYPKLLRHLIETLGK
- a CDS encoding GNAT family N-acetyltransferase encodes the protein MDRYFVRRADFSKDIDDLRVFFNRVFEPEKVGEFASNLMRHFPGMNGDLWFVAEERDSGDIAAACALLPWRWRMGKIRLKVAEMGIVGTGEAHRHRGLMRRLHSELMDTVRRESYHLVVIQGIPGFYDRLGFRFALPLCSHIDLPLHGIPGEPPLGVSVRSATVDDIPFLMEEDELFGSSNFVSALRGPEVWRYLLNEGQSTEYGSDFLVIEAPTGRRSYARISRQGFGEGLIVSEVGERMSHQMAVGFMNYCLRLAGKREKPYVRLDLHPEAPISRLAIASGASSEDTYAWQVSIPDVKRLLTAMVPILEDRISCGVFEGYTGRVRLDFFDDSLDLVWINGKLEDIRAGGDGECDAHFFIHKELFPALCLGHRTWRELRANRPDVFPSLSNVGPRTGRLGDFTGTFIDELFPRRRSWVYEQY
- a CDS encoding type I restriction-modification system subunit M, whose product is MNELESKLWDAADILRGELNAAEYKDYIFGLLFLKRMNDEFSVERAALAQEYRDQGLPKEEIGELLEDPDTYRSFFVPGRARWESLRGLTLDIGPALDKAFRAIEDTPRNSELSGVLTTANYNDKERVSDRKLSQLLVLFDGLSLDRAHLESKDMLGDAYQYLIKEFADQGGSKGGEFYTPTEVVKTMVRILKPQEGDRIYDPTCGSGGMLIQSIEYIREEHGNEKNVSLFGQEINLSTWAICKMNMIFHNALGADIRKGDTIRDPRHIEGGTIMTFDKVLANPPFSLKNWGREEAAHDPYGRFVYGIPPKSYGDLAFVSHMVASLNARGRMVTVIPHGVLFRGGAEGKVREGFIRDDLVEAVIGLASNIFYGAAIPAALLVINKAKPAERKGKILFIDASEDYVKNGNKNKLRDEDIARIVETFDAFEDVERYASVVDLETVRKNDCNLNISRYVDTSEPEEKIDIPAVIADIWEIKGKAAVTEAKLNRYLRELGFDEL